TAAAATCCCACCGTCGCGATCCCCAACTTTTTGCCACCCCTCGGCGGATCATGCTGAAATTGCGACTTCTGTACGTCGGAATTGTCGTTTCGCTGGGCTGCTTTGTACCGTCTGGCAATGCGATGCTGGCGGCCGAGGCTGTGATTCCGCAGGCTGTGAAGCCGGGAAGTTCGGAAGCCGAGTTCTTTGAATCGAACATTCGCCCGCTGCTTGCCGCCCACTGCAAGGAATGCCACGGTGAAAAGAAACAGGAAATGGGCCTGCGCGTCGATCGCCGCGAGGCATTCTTCCGCGGTGGCGACGATGGACCGGTGGTCGTTCCTGGGAACCCCGAGAAGAGCCTGTTGATCGAGGCGGTGCGGCATCAAGGGGGCGTACACATGCCCCCGAACGCGAAGCTGCCGGAAGCAGAAATTGCCGCGTTGACCCGCTGGGTGCAGCTAGGCGTTCCGTGGCCGGAAGAACCGCACAACGACATTGCGACCGAACCGGCGGCTCGCAACGATGCGAAAAATCACTGGGCATTTCAGCCGGTTCAGCGCCCCGAACTGCCCGACGTCAAAGCGGTCGATTGGATCAAGTCGCCGATCGACCGGTTCATTCTGGCGAAACTCGAAGCGGCGGGCCTTGCGCCGTCGCCGGCCGCCGATCGTCGCACCTTGATTCGCCGGGCGACATTCGACCTGATCGGCCTGCCGCCGACGCCAGAAGAAATTGAAACGTTTGTCGCCGACGACCGCCCCGACGCCTACGAGCGACTTGTCGACCGGCTGCTCGAATCACCCCATTACGGAGAACGCTGGGGGCGCTATTGGCTCGATGTGGCTCGGTACGCCGACAACAAGGGCTATGCGTTCGACGAGGAGCGCGATTATCCGTATGCCTATTTGTATCGCGACTGGGTCGTCCAAGCGCTCAACGACGACATGCCTTACGATCAATTCTTGCTGAAGCAACTTGCCGCCGATCGCCTGCCTCGCGACGACGATGCATCGCTCGCTGCGTTGGGTTTTCTGACGCTTGGCAGGCGGTTTCTCAACAACAATCACGACATTATCGACGACCGGATCGATGTCGTCTTTCGTGGTTTGCAAGGTTTGACGGTTACGTGCGCCCGTTGCCACGATCACAAATACGATCCGATTCCAACGAGCGATTATTACTCCATTTATGGCGTGTTCGACGACTGCGAAGAAAAAGCGGTGTCGCTGGCTCCACCTTCGGAAGAATACCGCACCGAACTTGCGAAACGGGAAGCAGCCCATCGCGATTATGTTGCCCAAGAGCGGGCCAAGGTTATTGCCCACGCCAAGTCCAAGACCGCGGAGTTTCTGCTTGCCGTCTACGCGCAGCAACAAGGGAAAGCCGCGGAAGATGGATTGATGTTTGCCCAGCCCGATGCCGAGCTGCCGCCAGCGATCGTCGCGCGCTGGCGGACGTATCTCGAGGGGCTTGCCAAACATGCGCCTCGCGTGTGGCTGTTCTGGAATGAACTGACGAGCGCCAAGCCAGAGGAGTTTCCAGCGAAGTTGTCGGAACTGCTGGTGGCGGCCGATGCCAATTCGAAAGCGAACCGACTGCTCCTTGCGGAAATACAAACGCATCAGCCCAAATCGCTCGCGGATTTGGCTCAATGCTATGCACGCGTGCTGCAAACGGTCGACGAGCAGTGGAAGCGCGCGCTCGAAGCCGCCCGCGGCCAAGATCCGCCCAAGCAACTCGACGACGCCGACGCCGAGGAATTGCGGCAAGTCTACTACGGCAGCAATCTGCCGCTGGACTTGGGGGATGCCGATTTCAAGCTGCTCCTGCCATCGCCGGCGAAAAAGGAAAGCGACCGATTGCGAGAGAAAGTCGTCCAGTGGTCCACGTCGGAGAACGCTCCGGGCCAGGCGTACGTGCTTGAAGATAAGCCCAATTCGTCGCAACATCACGTTTTCTTGCGCGGCAATCCGGCCCATCTCGGCAAGGTGGTACCCAAGCGGTTCCCAGGAGTGGTCGCCGTCGCTGGCCGCAAGACGTTTCAAAACGGCAGCGGACGGCTGGAAATGGCGCGGGTGATCGTATCGCCAATGAATCCACTGACGGCGCGGGTGATCGTCAACCGCGTCTGGATGTATCACTTCTGCGCTCCGCTAGTGAATACACCGAGCGATTTCGGCACTCGCAGCGAGCCGCCGACGCATCCTGTGCTGCTCGACTATCTGGCGGATGAATTGGTGAAGGGCGGTTGGTCGCTCAAGAATTTGCACCGAGAACTCATGTTGTCGGCGACCTATCGACAGACCAGCCTCGACCGCGACGAGTGCGACGCCGTCGATCCCAACAACCGCCTGCTGTGGCGGATCAATCGACGACGGCTCGATTGGGAAGCGCTCCGCGATTCGATCGCTTTTGTCTCGGGCGGGCTTGATTTGACCGTGGGGGGCAAACCGGTCGATCTATTTGCCCAGCGCACGCGTTCTGCGGGCTTTGGCGTCAAGCCATTGAAGCGCCAGAAAGCGAACTCTGCGGATGATGCCGCGACTCGACGGACCCTCTACGGTTTCATCGATCGGCAAAATCTGCCCGGTGTGCTGCGAACGTTCGATTTTGCGCTGCCCGACACGCACAGTCCAAAGCGATTCAGCACGATTGTGCCGCCGCAGGCGCTCTATTTGATGAATAATGCGTTTGTCGTCGAATGCGCTGCGGACTTTGCCAAGCGCGAATCAATCGCTTCGCTTCGCGACGAAACGAACCGTGTGCAGCGAATGTATGCCGTCGCCTTCGGACGCTCGGCAACCGAGGCCGAATTGTCGCTCGTCCGGCAATTCTTGCATCCACCCGCATCTGGCAAGACAACGGCGAATCAGACCACGCTGGGGACGTGGGAACGGTTGGCTCAATCGATGATCATGAC
The DNA window shown above is from Pirellulales bacterium and carries:
- a CDS encoding PSD1 domain-containing protein, with protein sequence MLKLRLLYVGIVVSLGCFVPSGNAMLAAEAVIPQAVKPGSSEAEFFESNIRPLLAAHCKECHGEKKQEMGLRVDRREAFFRGGDDGPVVVPGNPEKSLLIEAVRHQGGVHMPPNAKLPEAEIAALTRWVQLGVPWPEEPHNDIATEPAARNDAKNHWAFQPVQRPELPDVKAVDWIKSPIDRFILAKLEAAGLAPSPAADRRTLIRRATFDLIGLPPTPEEIETFVADDRPDAYERLVDRLLESPHYGERWGRYWLDVARYADNKGYAFDEERDYPYAYLYRDWVVQALNDDMPYDQFLLKQLAADRLPRDDDASLAALGFLTLGRRFLNNNHDIIDDRIDVVFRGLQGLTVTCARCHDHKYDPIPTSDYYSIYGVFDDCEEKAVSLAPPSEEYRTELAKREAAHRDYVAQERAKVIAHAKSKTAEFLLAVYAQQQGKAAEDGLMFAQPDAELPPAIVARWRTYLEGLAKHAPRVWLFWNELTSAKPEEFPAKLSELLVAADANSKANRLLLAEIQTHQPKSLADLAQCYARVLQTVDEQWKRALEAARGQDPPKQLDDADAEELRQVYYGSNLPLDLGDADFKLLLPSPAKKESDRLREKVVQWSTSENAPGQAYVLEDKPNSSQHHVFLRGNPAHLGKVVPKRFPGVVAVAGRKTFQNGSGRLEMARVIVSPMNPLTARVIVNRVWMYHFCAPLVNTPSDFGTRSEPPTHPVLLDYLADELVKGGWSLKNLHRELMLSATYRQTSLDRDECDAVDPNNRLLWRINRRRLDWEALRDSIAFVSGGLDLTVGGKPVDLFAQRTRSAGFGVKPLKRQKANSADDAATRRTLYGFIDRQNLPGVLRTFDFALPDTHSPKRFSTIVPPQALYLMNNAFVVECAADFAKRESIASLRDETNRVQRMYAVAFGRSATEAELSLVRQFLHPPASGKTTANQTTLGTWERLAQSMIMTNEFAFVD